The proteins below are encoded in one region of Persephonella hydrogeniphila:
- the nosZ gene encoding Sec-dependent nitrous-oxide reductase: MKPRFKLALFSAVAAGLVSLPSQAQSPAEKVYVPHGKYDEFYAFLSGGFDGQVNVYGLPSGRHLKTIPVFSAYPMNGYGYSEETKAMLNTSHGWIPWGDSHHPELSQTNGVPDGRWLFINENNTPRVARIDLKTFETTEIVEIPFSGGNHASTFITPNSEYITAATRFSVPIPQKDVPIAEYKKYFKGTLTFVRADKPGKMDIAFQILVPGYDYDLAHCGKGPSYGWCFFTSYNTEQAHTLLEINASMKDKDYIAAVNWKRAEECIAQGKYKEVKTKYAHNYRPEDTRIARTEWKTSVKWIIPKECPGVVYYLPTPKSPHGVDVSPDGKYIIGGGKLATVIPIHSFDKMINAIKNKQFAGEVEGIPILKYEAVNHCEVPNPCLGPLHTEFDGKGRAYTSCFISSDVVIYDYKKCKVLDRVPTYYSVGHLMIPGGDSAKPWGKYLLPMNKITKDIFLPTGPELPHAAQLYDISGSKPQFLLDMTELGEPHYAQAIPAKILMNKSLKIFELDKNKHPYATKSEEEAKVVRKGNEVHVYMTAIRSHFVPDNIEGIRVGDTVYFHVTNIEQDWDIPHGFAVLGANTSNLLIMPGETLTLKWKPEKPGVFPFYCTDFCSALHQEMQGYVRVSPADAKLPFKFKYGTGDEMKIVK, translated from the coding sequence ATGAAACCCAGATTTAAGCTGGCGCTGTTTTCAGCGGTGGCTGCTGGGCTTGTTTCATTGCCTTCACAGGCACAAAGTCCGGCAGAAAAAGTTTATGTCCCCCATGGGAAGTATGATGAGTTTTATGCTTTCCTATCCGGTGGATTTGATGGACAGGTTAATGTCTATGGACTTCCATCAGGAAGACATCTGAAAACTATTCCTGTATTTTCTGCATATCCAATGAACGGATATGGATATTCAGAGGAAACAAAAGCAATGCTTAACACAAGCCATGGTTGGATTCCATGGGGAGATTCACACCATCCAGAACTATCTCAGACAAATGGTGTTCCAGATGGAAGATGGTTATTTATCAATGAAAACAACACACCAAGGGTAGCAAGAATAGACCTTAAAACATTTGAAACAACAGAAATTGTTGAAATTCCATTCTCCGGTGGAAACCACGCATCAACATTTATAACTCCAAACTCAGAATACATAACAGCAGCTACAAGGTTCTCAGTTCCAATTCCACAGAAAGATGTTCCTATTGCAGAATACAAAAAATACTTCAAGGGAACTCTTACTTTTGTAAGGGCAGACAAACCGGGAAAAATGGATATAGCCTTTCAAATTCTCGTTCCCGGATACGATTATGATCTTGCCCACTGTGGAAAAGGGCCATCTTATGGATGGTGTTTCTTCACATCCTATAACACAGAACAGGCTCACACACTTCTTGAAATCAATGCTTCAATGAAAGACAAAGACTACATTGCAGCTGTTAACTGGAAAAGGGCAGAAGAGTGTATAGCACAGGGTAAATACAAAGAAGTTAAAACAAAATATGCCCACAACTACAGACCTGAAGACACAAGAATTGCAAGAACAGAATGGAAAACAAGTGTGAAATGGATTATACCTAAAGAATGTCCCGGAGTTGTTTACTATCTACCAACTCCAAAATCACCACACGGTGTTGATGTTTCTCCTGATGGAAAATATATAATCGGTGGTGGTAAGCTTGCAACAGTTATACCAATTCACTCATTTGATAAAATGATAAATGCAATCAAAAACAAACAGTTTGCCGGAGAAGTAGAAGGAATTCCAATTCTCAAATACGAAGCTGTAAACCACTGTGAAGTTCCAAACCCTTGTCTCGGACCTCTACATACAGAATTTGATGGAAAAGGTAGAGCTTATACATCATGTTTCATTTCATCTGATGTGGTAATCTACGATTACAAGAAGTGTAAAGTTTTAGATAGAGTTCCAACTTACTACTCTGTCGGTCATCTGATGATACCCGGAGGAGACTCTGCTAAACCTTGGGGTAAATATTTACTCCCAATGAACAAAATTACAAAGGATATATTCCTTCCAACAGGACCAGAACTTCCTCACGCAGCACAACTTTATGATATTTCCGGTAGCAAACCACAATTCTTACTTGATATGACAGAGTTGGGAGAGCCTCACTATGCACAAGCTATACCAGCAAAAATACTTATGAACAAATCTCTCAAGATATTTGAGCTTGATAAAAACAAACATCCTTATGCAACAAAATCCGAAGAAGAAGCTAAAGTTGTAAGAAAAGGAAATGAAGTTCATGTTTATATGACAGCTATTAGATCTCATTTTGTTCCGGACAATATTGAAGGTATAAGAGTCGGAGATACCGTTTACTTCCATGTTACTAACATTGAACAGGACTGGGATATACCACACGGATTTGCTGTACTGGGAGCAAATACATCAAACCTCCTTATAATGCCTGGGGAAACTCTCACTCTCAAATGGAAACCTGAAAAACCTGGAGTATTCCCATTCTACTGCACAGACTTCTGCTCTGCTCTCCACCAGGAAATGCAGGGATATGTAAGGGTATCTCCAGCTGATGCTAAACTGCCATTCAAGTTCAAATACGGAACAGGAGACGAAATGAAGATCGTAAAATAA
- a CDS encoding nitrous oxide reductase accessory protein NosL, translating into MKRKTLYLLLLVAPALIFLIFTSCEKKEIQPVTINYGQDECEYCRMKITDPRYGSELLLKTGKAYKFDSIECLAAFYIENKDKLDIHSLWVPDFLTKKFIRAENAIYLHSKDLPSPMGLNLSAFETREELEKVRAKYSGEILNWQQVLELVKKEWIEKHKKMHQHMHM; encoded by the coding sequence ATGAAAAGAAAAACTTTATACTTACTTCTTCTGGTGGCTCCAGCTCTTATTTTTCTTATATTCACTTCTTGTGAAAAGAAAGAAATACAACCTGTCACAATAAACTATGGTCAGGACGAATGCGAATACTGTAGAATGAAAATAACTGATCCAAGATACGGTTCTGAACTTCTTTTAAAAACAGGAAAAGCTTATAAGTTTGATAGCATAGAGTGTCTTGCTGCATTTTATATAGAAAATAAAGATAAGCTTGATATTCATTCACTTTGGGTACCGGATTTTCTAACGAAAAAATTTATAAGAGCAGAAAATGCTATATACTTACATTCAAAAGATTTGCCCAGTCCTATGGGATTAAATCTCTCTGCTTTTGAAACAAGAGAAGAACTTGAAAAAGTAAGAGCAAAATACAGTGGAGAAATACTAAACTGGCAACAGGTTTTAGAATTAGTAAAGAAGGAATGGATAGAAAAACATAAGAAAATGCACCAACATATGCATATGTAA